The sequence GCAAGCGCGAGCGGCGCGGGCGGCGTCGCAAACGCGCCCTCGTATTCGGCTTTGGTCAGCAGCAGCGCGGCATATTCGTAGTCGAGGATGTCGGTCATGCGCGACAACCGCGGATGCGCAGGCCGCGCCAGCACCGCCTCGCGGATTTCGGGGTCACCGGGCGCACCGCCGTCATTGTGATCGGGCGCGGTCGCGAAGAACGACACCGCGACGATGCCCTCGCCATGCACGCGATAATCCTCCGGCAGCAGAAGCGTAAACCCGTGCATCAGCGGAAAGCCGGTGACGGGATCGAGCGGCCATTGCTCGCTCGTGATCCCCGGCGGCAACCCATAGACCCAGCCCTGATCGCGCGCCCGGTCGGCGGGCCGGTCCAGCATCTGCAGATCATAAGCGCGCGAAGGCAAGGCAAGCGTCACGGGTCATCTCCCACGAAATCCGTTGAGGCGATGGTTAGTCGCAAAGAGCGGAGATGTGGTTCGTGGGGGGAAACTGGGAGGCGATGCCATTCTGCCGGTGTTTTGCCCGACGGGTCATCGCAGTCCGGCACCCGCGCAAGTCATTGATCTTGCAGACCCCGTCTACTGTGCATGGGGTTGTTTTCGACTTTTTGTTTGGTCTCGTAGCCCGGATGGAGCGAAGCGCAATCCGGACCGCTGTTGCTTGTGGCACGACCCCGGATTTCGCTGCGCTCCATCCGGGCTACGATGTCGTCGCGGCGATTACCCTCGTCGCCGCACCGCAGCCGCATCCACCACGTTCTCCACCTCCTCGCGCCAGCTCAAAATCTCCATCGCCAGCACCGGGTGATTGAAGCCCTTGAGCTGGAGATCGTCGAGCGCGCGGGCCTCGACCCAGGGCTCGACCATGCCGTAGACGCGGCGGCTGACCACGATCTGGTTGGGCTTGGCCTCGCTGCAGAGGCGGGAGGCGAGGTTGGTGACGCTGCCGATCGCGGCATATTCCAGCCGTTGCTCGAAGCCGACCTGGCCGAGCGTGGCATAGCCGAGCGCGATGCCGATGCCGAAGCCGAGGCTGTGGCCGCGGTTGCGCCAGCGCTCGGTCAGCGGGCCGATGGTGTCGCGCATCTCCACCGCCATCTTCACCGCGCGCTGGGTGTGGTCCTCGAACTGGATCGGCGCGTTGAACAGGATCATCACGCCGTCGCCGGCATATTTGTCGAGCGTGCCCTCGTATTTGAAGATCAGCTTGCCGAGCGCCGCGTGATACTCGCGCAGCACGTTCATGGCCTCTTCCGGCTCGGTCGCTTCCGTGAATGCGGTGAAGCCGCGCAGGTCGCAGAACACCACGGTGACCTCGCGGCGCTGGCTGGTGAGCAGTCCCTCGGGGCTGTCGGAGGAGGCGATCAGCTGCGCCACCTGCGGCGCCAGGAAGCGTTCGAGCTTGCGGATGCGCTCGATCTCGCCGAGCTGGGTCTCGACGCGCTCCTCCAGCGACTTGTTCCAGTCCTTGAGCTGCTCGGTCTGCACGCGCAGCTTGTCGGCCTGGGCGCGCACGGTCTCGTGCGCCGCTTCCAGCGCGTGGCTCTTGTGATCGACCTCGGTGAACAGCCGCGCGTTGCGCATCGCCAGCACCGCCTGGTTGGCGAAGGTGCGCATCAATCCGATGAGGCTGCCGGCGAACTCGCCACTGGGGCGTCGCAGCACCACCAGCGCGCCGAGCGTGCCCTGCTGGTCGACCAGCGGCACCACCAGCACCGAGTGGAAGCCGGCAGCGATCGCGGCATCGCGCAGCGGCTGCCCGGCCGCCTGCTCGAGATCGGCAAGCGCGATCGGCTCGCCGCTTCTGGCGGCATCGCTCAGGATGTTGTCGCCTTCGTCGATGGTGACATGGGCGCCCTCGGCCGATCTGTCGATGCCGCCCGCTTCCACCAGGTTGAACCGGCGTGCCTCGGCGTCATAGCCGTAGATCAGCACCGCATCGGCGTGGGTGATCTCGATCGCGCGCGCGGCGATGGTCGGCAGCACGG is a genomic window of Bradyrhizobium sp. CB1717 containing:
- a CDS encoding adenylate/guanylate cyclase domain-containing protein — encoded protein: MAGANDKTRFLREGLFAKYVVSLVGLVVFVLAVNGAMETWISYRATKTQLTGGLEDKAQAAARRIEQSISELERQISWVTRASQDTLEKRRADYAQLLHQVSVVNQLFQLNGDGREVLRVSRQSTTTGGNADLSRDMRFTDTVARGVSYAPAWFSDRTPFMSISVAHSGFNAGVTVAEIDLGFLSDFLSDAQVGKAAFAYVVDPRGRVLATSARGPDVGKDLSKLPQVAAAISPGGTPETSGTDFNGHEVLTAASTVPKLGWSVMFEQPTTQALTPIRDQLVRIALLIGMGLMVAILAGTLLARRMIIPITALRDGAHKLGEGDFSHRIDVHTSDELEDLAGQFNRMATQLQETYSNLETKVEERTRDLAQSNHELKVLEEVGRAVSSSLDLNAVLPTIAARAIEITHADAVLIYGYDAEARRFNLVEAGGIDRSAEGAHVTIDEGDNILSDAARSGEPIALADLEQAAGQPLRDAAIAAGFHSVLVVPLVDQQGTLGALVVLRRPSGEFAGSLIGLMRTFANQAVLAMRNARLFTEVDHKSHALEAAHETVRAQADKLRVQTEQLKDWNKSLEERVETQLGEIERIRKLERFLAPQVAQLIASSDSPEGLLTSQRREVTVVFCDLRGFTAFTEATEPEEAMNVLREYHAALGKLIFKYEGTLDKYAGDGVMILFNAPIQFEDHTQRAVKMAVEMRDTIGPLTERWRNRGHSLGFGIGIALGYATLGQVGFEQRLEYAAIGSVTNLASRLCSEAKPNQIVVSRRVYGMVEPWVEARALDDLQLKGFNHPVLAMEILSWREEVENVVDAAAVRRRG